The following proteins are encoded in a genomic region of Lentisphaera araneosa HTCC2155:
- a CDS encoding DUF2787 family protein: MNCLGLTINPKLNLLLTAIIMDHDVSRKSLTINFRDPNYSAERGGFHPVEIMIDERELIQYITDFSYLGRGAYPDLSKEIEFDFRNQIFCHLQREYALQDGAQVFKLWQANFVAYNDLGAYQIEVSIS; this comes from the coding sequence ATGAATTGCCTAGGTCTTACAATCAACCCTAAACTCAATCTTTTACTCACTGCGATCATTATGGATCATGACGTCAGTAGAAAAAGCCTCACGATTAATTTTCGTGATCCTAATTACTCTGCTGAACGAGGTGGTTTCCATCCCGTAGAGATCATGATTGATGAACGTGAACTTATTCAATACATCACAGATTTTTCCTACCTAGGACGTGGTGCTTACCCTGACTTAAGTAAAGAAATAGAGTTTGACTTCAGGAACCAAATATTCTGCCATCTGCAAAGAGAGTACGCTCTCCAAGATGGAGCTCAAGTCTTTAAACTCTGGCAAGCCAATTTTGTGGCTTACAATGATCTTGGGGCCTACCAAATAGAGGTCTCTATCAGCTAA
- a CDS encoding AAA family ATPase has product MEIKELKQLSSAQVDAGALFSGKKSSKLITAYHKPNSYTPDLDPHYIFHESSRDIIVWFMHKSDPLYLFGPTGSGKTSLVKQVAAKLNYPVFEITGHSRLEYPDMIGHLSVEKGNMQYRYGPLALAMKYGGVFLLNEIDLLDPSTAAGLNTMLDGAPLCIPENDGELIKPHPNFRFIATANTNGASDEHGLYQGALRQNLAFMDRFWLSEVPYPEKKTEELLLEKAYPDLPQAIRTKMVELASEVRQLFIGAQQGMDRIEVTFSTRTLLRWADLTLRFQPLAAQGIQPINYALDRSLGFRASTASRAVLHELSQRIFPVSKPSKEK; this is encoded by the coding sequence ATGGAAATCAAAGAATTAAAACAACTCAGCTCTGCACAAGTCGATGCCGGCGCACTCTTCAGCGGTAAAAAATCTTCTAAACTTATTACCGCCTATCATAAACCCAATTCCTATACCCCAGACTTAGACCCTCACTACATCTTTCACGAGTCGAGTCGCGATATCATTGTTTGGTTCATGCATAAATCGGATCCCCTTTACCTCTTCGGTCCCACGGGTTCAGGCAAGACTTCACTGGTCAAGCAAGTCGCTGCTAAGCTCAACTATCCCGTTTTTGAGATCACAGGTCACTCACGTTTAGAGTACCCCGATATGATTGGTCACTTATCCGTAGAGAAAGGCAATATGCAATACCGCTATGGTCCTTTAGCACTTGCCATGAAATACGGTGGTGTCTTTCTTTTAAACGAGATAGATCTACTTGATCCTTCCACGGCAGCAGGGCTGAACACGATGCTCGATGGTGCCCCACTCTGTATTCCAGAAAATGATGGTGAGCTTATTAAACCTCATCCTAACTTTCGCTTTATTGCTACTGCCAATACCAATGGTGCCAGTGATGAACATGGCTTATATCAAGGAGCTCTCAGACAAAACCTAGCCTTCATGGATCGCTTCTGGCTAAGTGAAGTGCCCTACCCGGAGAAAAAGACCGAGGAATTGCTCTTAGAGAAAGCTTATCCAGATCTTCCTCAAGCGATTCGTACCAAGATGGTAGAACTCGCTTCCGAAGTGCGTCAGCTCTTTATTGGAGCTCAGCAAGGCATGGATAGAATCGAAGTCACTTTCTCAACTCGCACACTGCTGCGCTGGGCCGATTTAACCCTGCGCTTTCAACCTCTAGCTGCTCAGGGTATTCAGCCCATTAACTATGCACTGGATCGCTCTTTGGGCTTTCGTGCTTCTACGGCTAGTCGAGCCGTTCTTCACGAACTCTCTCAGCGCATCTTCCCTGTATCAAAACCAAGTAAGGAGAAATAA
- a CDS encoding DUF3150 domain-containing protein has translation MHQLKTNPQVLNCLLALKLDVHIWAARRKLAPEDFDHAKLPPEQLASLGSKKICNPADLRIFSTLKSRAVSLLNRRGIKFLGGWALPEALSDELIQELEDIAAEFALAKKNFIAHYDQSIKDWIKDNPGWSKIIAGSTVSADHVAARLSFDWQIFKVINPSQQKDSKTNRGLNEQVEKLAGTLFYDFSKSAKDSWEKSYLNKTEVTRKALSPLKNIMQKCEDMSFIEPRVTPVSSLIKAALDKLPKRGVIIGADLLMLKGLMNLLTNTKELLHYSEAILNGRSETSILSGFSTPHNVNSTNPTTKKPTLQLQSLGLW, from the coding sequence ATGCATCAACTTAAAACAAACCCTCAAGTCCTCAATTGTCTATTAGCACTCAAACTCGATGTTCATATCTGGGCGGCTCGTCGTAAGCTCGCTCCAGAAGATTTTGATCATGCCAAACTTCCACCCGAGCAACTCGCCTCTCTCGGAAGTAAAAAGATCTGTAATCCTGCTGATCTGCGAATTTTTAGCACCCTCAAATCACGGGCCGTTTCTTTACTCAATCGCCGGGGCATTAAGTTCCTCGGTGGCTGGGCACTGCCTGAAGCTCTTTCCGATGAACTCATCCAGGAGCTCGAGGATATTGCCGCAGAATTTGCCCTCGCTAAAAAGAACTTTATTGCTCACTACGATCAAAGTATCAAGGATTGGATTAAAGATAACCCAGGTTGGAGCAAGATTATTGCAGGCTCAACAGTCTCTGCAGATCATGTCGCTGCGCGCCTGAGTTTTGATTGGCAAATCTTTAAAGTCATCAATCCGAGTCAGCAAAAAGATAGCAAGACAAATCGAGGTTTAAATGAGCAAGTAGAGAAACTCGCAGGCACCCTCTTTTATGATTTCTCTAAATCGGCGAAAGACTCCTGGGAAAAGAGCTACCTCAATAAAACCGAGGTCACTCGCAAGGCTTTATCTCCGCTTAAGAATATCATGCAAAAGTGCGAAGATATGAGCTTTATTGAACCACGAGTCACTCCCGTAAGTTCTCTTATAAAAGCCGCCTTAGATAAACTCCCCAAGCGTGGAGTCATCATCGGTGCTGACTTACTCATGCTCAAGGGGCTCATGAATCTTCTTACTAACACCAAGGAGCTACTGCATTATTCTGAAGCCATTCTCAATGGTCGTAGCGAAACAAGTATCTTGAGCGGGTTCTCTACTCCCCACAATGTCAATTCAACTAATCCCACAACTAAGAAACCGACTCTGCAGCTCCAGAGTTTAGGTTTGTGGTAA
- a CDS encoding VWA domain-containing protein: protein MNINSVMRSLPLVAGVLGKRYGVTVRVGGREAYTDGKVIQLPALTETSDAEQLALLRGYIDHESAHVRYTNFSLFTPKTKPLTKHICNIFEDWRIEQALVKSFPGCRQNFDWLITHHFSTAVNVPTDEGQAILQYILLTVRSWDIIDIAKQLPAHRDFIEEKCPQLLSALDALLKEMKTHSTSTEDCLLYARKVVALISRHAKQKYPSKTKPSKSQAQQAEPKQSSLESLVQSKAQDLPDDMGTAISKQIKAHHNLQDYGETCQVAEPKAKTQVALSTKNIQEVDRASCGLNARLQALLQASQLKRSFPARRGRLSTQRLNRLNFSPKIFLRHEQRLGLNTSVHLLMDASGSMQGRMSLGSQASYALLKALRSVPGIKSAMTCFPGSSLQPSVHQVLKYDQPLHNKISVRPDGTTPLAPALWWLMQQDALRTETRKIIIILTDGDPDCVEMSKKAIAKATSLGFEIYGIGIQCSSIKQLLPDAHKIIHDLKDLAPALFSLLQTKLIGDPHGC, encoded by the coding sequence ATGAATATCAATTCAGTTATGCGCTCGCTTCCTTTGGTTGCGGGCGTTTTAGGTAAACGCTACGGTGTCACCGTACGCGTCGGAGGTCGTGAGGCCTATACCGATGGCAAGGTCATCCAACTGCCTGCTTTAACAGAGACAAGTGACGCCGAACAATTAGCGCTACTAAGGGGCTATATTGATCATGAATCTGCTCATGTTCGCTATACGAACTTCTCTTTATTTACTCCCAAAACAAAGCCTCTCACTAAACATATCTGCAATATCTTTGAGGACTGGCGTATCGAGCAGGCGCTAGTAAAGAGTTTCCCAGGTTGTCGTCAGAACTTTGACTGGCTAATCACTCACCATTTCTCCACGGCAGTGAACGTGCCTACGGATGAGGGACAAGCCATTCTTCAGTATATCTTACTCACTGTTCGTTCCTGGGATATTATTGATATCGCGAAGCAACTACCTGCTCATAGAGATTTCATTGAAGAAAAGTGTCCGCAGCTCTTAAGCGCTTTGGATGCTCTACTCAAGGAGATGAAGACTCATAGCACCAGCACCGAAGATTGCTTGCTCTATGCTCGCAAAGTTGTCGCTCTCATCTCGCGCCATGCTAAACAAAAGTATCCCTCTAAAACGAAGCCTTCCAAGTCACAAGCTCAGCAAGCTGAGCCTAAGCAGAGCTCACTTGAGAGTTTAGTGCAGAGTAAAGCTCAAGACTTGCCCGATGATATGGGGACCGCTATTTCTAAACAAATAAAAGCCCATCATAATCTCCAGGATTATGGCGAGACTTGTCAGGTTGCTGAACCTAAAGCCAAGACTCAAGTAGCCTTAAGCACGAAAAACATACAAGAAGTAGATCGCGCTAGCTGTGGATTGAATGCTCGCTTGCAGGCCCTCTTGCAAGCGAGTCAACTCAAGAGAAGTTTCCCCGCACGTCGTGGGCGACTCTCCACCCAAAGATTAAACCGGCTTAACTTCAGTCCTAAAATATTCCTTAGGCATGAACAGCGCTTGGGACTCAATACCTCGGTTCATCTTCTGATGGATGCTTCGGGTTCCATGCAAGGCAGGATGTCTTTAGGTTCTCAGGCTAGCTATGCTTTACTCAAAGCTCTACGCTCTGTCCCTGGAATTAAGAGTGCAATGACTTGCTTCCCAGGAAGCTCTCTTCAGCCATCTGTTCATCAAGTCTTGAAATATGATCAGCCTCTTCATAACAAGATCAGTGTACGTCCTGATGGAACGACACCATTGGCTCCTGCTCTATGGTGGCTCATGCAGCAGGATGCTCTACGCACTGAGACTCGCAAGATTATTATCATCTTAACTGATGGAGATCCCGACTGTGTCGAGATGTCAAAAAAGGCTATTGCCAAAGCCACTTCCTTGGGTTTTGAAATCTATGGCATCGGTATTCAGTGCAGTTCTATAAAGCAACTTTTACCCGATGCACATAAAATCATTCACGATCTGAAGGACTTAGCTCCGGCACTCTTTTCATTACTACAAACTAAACTTATAGGGGATCCACATGGGTGCTAA